Proteins encoded together in one Planctomyces sp. SH-PL14 window:
- a CDS encoding thrombospondin type 3 repeat-containing protein: MFSPRRRFRVPLTLRLLLRLLRRIAPRLRNSVGLVVAILLLLGGCKSARADYPTDVKVFVRLDELPSGQIFDQVSGQQCTWNGTDTVQMVGSRNFKSISTNSGGLTVPATILDAIRAGGFWKGPHSVCWWQYGPETSGVTGVLAVAGVPGQWYPFMAPTDGDYWFDDRYVKGLQLVCMQPQYQVVHGYLVPEWNNTTLGGTWSLIVVRWDPTTGAMSLNKNETKWSQAQPVLTQQHIGGGGGAFTLGTNGNWAGPGTRLVGSLGIFDRVITDAEVTELVNLGPGFIPDYWDEEDPGEEEDPGEEEPGGGGPEWSQLIAVIQGQTAKLSAIQEAAEATEHRLTGVYFYLIAAVECLVVLAGFYLFRIAKFSMNSKTPFAIAAVFLSLAGSAFAQAPDPCLLWEKCIGAKLNGNHALPVGPFEVTCLGASSFEVTGDHVACNLPNELRVVRIILRYHPTAQGEDRSLDWIVKAATATTHGSAFDSNDAYGDTRYYGRPATSPAGTPWRQLAPFSVAPCKDCGQCDMCIYAELFELYSDNVDNPAWPKGRGSRTQYGLHGSGDCVVPAGNGNGAGGDPGSGTGGNGGGTPFPGGPGQDDDDDGVPNGQDPDRDGDGIPNGDDPDRDGDGIPNPQDPEPDGPPDDGPGTNPGDPGNDNDDDGVDDPEDPDDDNDGIPDENDPSQYGGCVLPSGGLDTDCDGIVDSEDPCIATIKDDSDCDDVRDVDDVCPEHDDLADGDNDGVPDGCDNCPASPNPQQKNSDDDEFGDACDDDDDNDGKDDSEDDDDDGDGIPDVDEDQCQEAEGEEQAAQCGCARILDSFYYRLYSFLTGDRADVGAGYRTGDGDPGSANYVPGGEGGIFTYLFDSRRKISSWGQPASGGNGEDPPEEEPGEGTPTTDKNRLPIPFLDLDRLAEFDSTNMPAFEYKPIELDWDEGVFYGEENVLEWDFLEFAHLIKNCAAIALIWGYGTAIIFAFFKSAT; the protein is encoded by the coding sequence ATGTTTTCCCCGCGCCGCCGGTTCCGCGTCCCTCTAACGCTCCGGCTCCTCCTTCGCCTCCTGCGTCGGATTGCTCCCCGTCTTCGTAATTCGGTCGGCCTGGTCGTCGCGATCCTGCTCCTCCTGGGGGGCTGTAAATCGGCGCGCGCCGATTATCCCACCGATGTGAAGGTCTTCGTCCGCCTGGACGAGCTGCCTTCGGGACAGATCTTCGATCAGGTCTCCGGCCAGCAATGCACGTGGAACGGGACCGACACTGTTCAGATGGTCGGTTCGCGCAATTTCAAGTCGATCTCCACCAACTCCGGCGGGCTGACGGTTCCGGCAACCATCCTCGACGCGATCCGCGCCGGCGGCTTCTGGAAGGGGCCGCATTCCGTCTGCTGGTGGCAGTACGGCCCGGAAACGTCCGGAGTGACCGGCGTCCTGGCCGTCGCCGGCGTCCCGGGGCAGTGGTACCCGTTCATGGCTCCGACGGATGGCGACTACTGGTTTGATGATCGGTACGTCAAAGGCTTGCAGCTCGTGTGCATGCAGCCGCAGTACCAGGTTGTTCACGGCTACCTCGTGCCGGAGTGGAATAACACCACCCTCGGCGGAACGTGGTCCCTGATCGTGGTCCGCTGGGATCCGACGACCGGGGCCATGTCGCTCAACAAGAATGAAACGAAGTGGTCGCAGGCGCAACCGGTCCTCACTCAGCAGCACATCGGCGGCGGCGGCGGGGCGTTCACGCTTGGTACGAACGGGAATTGGGCCGGCCCGGGAACTCGCCTGGTCGGCTCCCTCGGGATCTTCGATCGCGTGATAACCGATGCCGAAGTGACGGAGCTGGTCAACCTGGGGCCGGGCTTCATCCCCGACTATTGGGACGAGGAGGATCCCGGGGAGGAGGAGGATCCCGGGGAGGAGGAACCGGGCGGGGGCGGTCCGGAGTGGTCGCAGCTCATAGCGGTGATCCAGGGGCAAACCGCCAAGCTCTCCGCGATTCAGGAAGCGGCCGAGGCCACCGAGCATCGTTTGACGGGCGTCTATTTCTACTTGATCGCGGCCGTGGAGTGCCTGGTCGTCCTGGCGGGGTTCTACCTCTTCCGGATCGCGAAATTCTCCATGAACTCCAAGACGCCATTCGCGATCGCGGCGGTCTTCCTCAGCCTGGCCGGCAGCGCGTTCGCCCAGGCTCCGGACCCGTGTCTTCTGTGGGAAAAGTGCATCGGGGCGAAGCTCAATGGCAATCACGCGTTGCCGGTCGGTCCGTTCGAGGTGACGTGCCTCGGGGCCTCCAGCTTTGAGGTCACCGGCGACCATGTCGCGTGCAACCTGCCGAATGAGCTGCGCGTTGTCCGGATCATCCTGCGGTATCACCCGACGGCGCAGGGCGAAGACAGGTCGCTTGACTGGATCGTCAAGGCAGCCACCGCCACGACGCACGGAAGCGCCTTCGACAGCAACGACGCATACGGGGACACGAGGTACTACGGCCGGCCGGCGACCTCCCCGGCCGGTACCCCGTGGCGGCAGTTGGCTCCGTTCTCGGTCGCACCCTGCAAGGACTGCGGGCAGTGCGATATGTGCATTTACGCGGAGCTGTTCGAGCTGTACTCCGACAACGTCGATAACCCAGCCTGGCCAAAAGGGCGGGGCAGCCGCACGCAGTACGGTCTTCACGGGAGCGGGGACTGTGTCGTGCCGGCGGGGAACGGGAACGGAGCGGGCGGCGATCCCGGTTCCGGGACTGGTGGCAATGGTGGCGGTACGCCGTTCCCTGGAGGCCCGGGCCAGGACGATGACGATGATGGCGTACCGAACGGGCAGGATCCCGACCGGGACGGGGACGGGATTCCGAACGGCGACGATCCGGATCGCGACGGGGACGGGATCCCGAATCCCCAGGATCCTGAGCCGGACGGCCCGCCTGACGATGGACCTGGCACGAACCCCGGCGACCCGGGGAATGACAACGACGATGACGGGGTCGACGATCCGGAGGACCCGGACGACGACAACGATGGGATTCCCGACGAGAACGATCCCAGCCAGTACGGCGGCTGCGTGCTTCCCAGCGGGGGCCTGGACACGGATTGCGACGGGATCGTGGACTCCGAGGATCCCTGCATCGCGACCATCAAGGACGACAGCGACTGTGACGACGTTCGGGACGTCGACGATGTGTGTCCGGAACACGATGACCTGGCCGATGGGGACAATGACGGGGTGCCCGATGGGTGTGACAACTGCCCCGCGTCTCCGAACCCCCAGCAGAAGAACTCCGACGATGACGAGTTCGGGGACGCCTGCGACGACGACGACGACAACGACGGGAAGGATGACTCCGAGGACGACGACGACGATGGGGACGGGATCCCCGATGTCGACGAGGACCAGTGCCAGGAAGCCGAGGGGGAAGAACAGGCCGCGCAATGCGGGTGCGCCCGGATCCTCGATTCCTTCTATTACCGGCTCTACTCGTTCCTGACGGGCGACCGGGCCGACGTCGGGGCCGGGTACCGGACCGGGGACGGGGATCCGGGGAGCGCCAATTACGTTCCCGGCGGCGAGGGCGGGATCTTTACGTACCTCTTCGACTCGCGCCGGAAGATCTCCTCTTGGGGCCAGCCGGCCAGCGGGGGGAACGGTGAGGATCCCCCCGAGGAGGAGCCAGGGGAGGGGACTCCAACGACCGACAAGAACCGGCTGCCGATTCCGTTCCTCGACCTGGACAGGCTCGCCGAATTCGACAGTACGAATATGCCAGCCTTTGAATATAAGCCCATCGAGCTGGATTGGGACGAGGGCGTTTTCTATGGCGAGGAAAACGTCTTGGAGTGGGACTTCCTGGAGTTCGCCCACTTGATAAAGAACTGTGCGGCTATTGCTCTGATTTGGGGCTATGGGACGGCAATTATCTTTGCCTTCTTTAAGTCCGCCACATGA